One genomic region from Devosia neptuniae encodes:
- a CDS encoding inositol monophosphatase family protein, whose translation MTSPNAKLLPQPNLLDVARRAALLVGNPLRAAFRSDMAVDYKVDLHDIVTVHDKQSEVSIRDFIMGEVPDSTFLGEEGGSIGNGRVHWYVDPIDGTSNFARGIAFWCVSIAAVVDDEIVAGVIYDPIAENLFSADQSGAWLNGKVLRSRAVSDERQATLITGYPVSRDFRIDGRDAALADLGELTETFSTMRRPGSAALSLAHVAAGWADAATGFGVNAWDVTAAILILRQAGGHYQGLTMGKVAEGSPDFLCPGYIATGQGGDYPTLQRIAEGVSARRQRAKDDLPGVDVK comes from the coding sequence ATGACCAGCCCTAATGCCAAGCTACTCCCCCAGCCCAACCTGCTCGATGTGGCGCGCCGCGCTGCTTTGTTGGTGGGCAATCCGCTGCGGGCCGCGTTCCGCTCGGATATGGCGGTAGATTACAAGGTCGACCTGCATGACATCGTCACCGTGCATGACAAGCAGAGCGAGGTCAGTATTCGCGACTTCATCATGGGCGAAGTGCCGGATTCGACCTTTCTGGGCGAAGAGGGCGGCTCGATCGGCAATGGTAGAGTGCATTGGTATGTCGACCCGATCGATGGCACATCCAATTTTGCGCGGGGCATTGCCTTTTGGTGCGTGTCCATTGCCGCTGTGGTCGACGATGAAATCGTCGCTGGGGTGATCTATGACCCGATTGCCGAAAACCTGTTCAGCGCTGACCAGAGCGGCGCCTGGCTCAATGGCAAAGTGTTGCGCTCGCGTGCCGTGTCCGATGAGCGGCAGGCGACTTTGATCACCGGCTATCCCGTGTCGCGCGATTTCCGTATTGACGGGCGGGACGCGGCGCTGGCCGATCTTGGCGAGCTGACCGAGACATTTTCGACCATGCGGCGTCCTGGCAGCGCGGCGCTGAGCTTGGCCCATGTGGCCGCTGGCTGGGCGGATGCGGCGACGGGCTTTGGCGTCAATGCCTGGGACGTGACTGCGGCCATCCTAATCCTGCGGCAAGCGGGAGGGCATTATCAGGGATTGACCATGGGCAAGGTTGCCGAAGGGTCCCCCGATTTTCTTTGCCCCGGCTATATCGCCACGGGGCAGGGGGGCGATTATCCCACCTTGCAGCGTATTGCCGAGGGGGTTTCGGCGCGCCGGCAACGCGCCAAGGACGACCTGCCCGGAGTTGATGTGAAATGA
- the traD gene encoding conjugal transfer protein TraD has product MQQVIKTADRKKDAREKIQLGGLIAKAGLRYEKRALLLGLLIDARDRIQINPAERERLMAIGIRAFGNDPE; this is encoded by the coding sequence ATGCAACAAGTCATTAAAACCGCCGACAGAAAGAAGGACGCGCGCGAAAAAATCCAGCTTGGCGGACTGATCGCCAAGGCGGGCCTGCGCTATGAGAAACGGGCCCTGCTGCTCGGACTGCTCATTGATGCGCGTGATCGGATCCAAATCAACCCAGCAGAGCGGGAACGTCTGATGGCCATCGGCATACGAGCCTTCGGCAATGACCCCGAATAG
- a CDS encoding WGR domain-containing protein has protein sequence MSHEPAETYLNRIDPSQNMARFYTLYIQPNLFGGSSLIREWGRIGTRGQHKIVLYEDVETAQRAKARLERSKRRRGYQTAC, from the coding sequence ATGAGCCACGAGCCCGCTGAGACTTATCTAAACCGTATCGACCCAAGCCAGAACATGGCGCGGTTCTATACCTTGTACATTCAGCCAAATTTATTCGGCGGCAGCTCACTCATTCGGGAATGGGGCCGCATTGGCACGCGCGGTCAGCATAAGATTGTTCTGTACGAAGATGTTGAAACGGCGCAGCGGGCCAAGGCCCGCCTCGAACGCAGCAAACGGCGACGAGGATACCAGACGGCATGCTGA
- a CDS encoding inositol monophosphatase family protein, whose amino-acid sequence MNVVMASPSVAVDLDARQAFCLDLVRTAGTIARDGFVQRSEAQIAMKGPQDFLTETDAAVERHIKARLAEAFPEDGFLGEETGGVVVGEQIWVVDPIDGTANFARQIPHFCISVALVSGGETVLGAIYNPALDELYFARRGQGAARNGTPIWVASTTRPDAACVELGWSTRVPQRFYLDALTKILDDGANVRRAASGALALAYVADGRSDGYAELHMQPWDCLAGLLLVEEAGGVVAPFLAVDGLAKGGAVLAATPAIAEAMSISTGIQLVV is encoded by the coding sequence ATGAACGTGGTTATGGCTAGCCCCAGCGTGGCGGTCGATCTCGATGCGCGCCAGGCATTCTGTCTGGACCTGGTGCGTACGGCGGGCACTATCGCGCGCGATGGCTTTGTGCAGCGCTCGGAAGCCCAGATTGCCATGAAGGGACCGCAGGATTTTCTGACCGAAACGGATGCGGCGGTTGAACGCCATATCAAGGCACGGCTTGCCGAAGCTTTTCCGGAGGACGGTTTTCTGGGGGAAGAGACTGGCGGGGTCGTTGTCGGTGAGCAAATCTGGGTAGTCGATCCGATCGACGGCACGGCCAATTTTGCCCGGCAGATTCCACATTTCTGCATTTCCGTTGCTTTGGTATCGGGGGGCGAAACCGTGTTGGGCGCTATCTACAATCCAGCATTGGACGAGCTCTATTTTGCCCGGCGCGGGCAGGGGGCCGCGCGCAATGGCACCCCGATCTGGGTGGCCAGTACGACGCGGCCGGATGCGGCCTGTGTCGAACTGGGCTGGTCGACCCGGGTGCCGCAGCGTTTCTATCTCGATGCGCTGACCAAAATTCTGGACGACGGCGCCAATGTGCGCCGCGCCGCCTCGGGCGCGCTGGCGCTAGCCTATGTGGCCGATGGGCGCTCCGATGGTTATGCCGAGCTGCATATGCAGCCCTGGGATTGCCTGGCCGGTCTGCTGCTGGTGGAAGAAGCCGGCGGCGTGGTAGCGCCTTTTCTTGCTGTAGACGGGTTAGCGAAAGGCGGGGCGGTGCTGGCGGCAACGCCCGCCATTGCCGAGGCCATGAGCATCTCGACCGGCATTCAGCTGGTTGTTTGA
- a CDS encoding dual specificity protein phosphatase family protein — MDLASPRYNRPKLSRIVENVAPYGVDIFISGMEGASDVALLRENGISTVVNCAVNLDFNYVTEPAVEANQSQIGHGAGAIRYYKLGLIDGPGNPETMMLAGYYLLQGAFSQILPERPSYPRRERGNVLVNCRGGRSRSVTLVALFLHHAMPEMFPTLDIALDHVRTRRQLRPDEWFEAPKPMLIASARKASEWISRIDAETGGGKLA, encoded by the coding sequence ATGGACCTTGCCTCGCCGCGCTATAACCGCCCCAAGCTCAGCCGCATCGTGGAGAATGTGGCGCCCTATGGCGTCGATATTTTCATCAGCGGCATGGAAGGCGCGAGCGATGTTGCGCTGCTGCGCGAGAATGGCATTTCAACCGTGGTCAATTGCGCGGTGAATCTGGATTTCAACTATGTCACCGAGCCGGCGGTGGAGGCCAACCAGTCCCAGATCGGGCATGGCGCGGGGGCCATCCGCTATTACAAGCTGGGGCTGATCGATGGGCCGGGCAATCCCGAAACCATGATGCTGGCGGGCTATTATCTGCTGCAGGGGGCATTCAGCCAGATCCTGCCCGAGCGACCATCCTATCCGCGCCGCGAGCGGGGCAATGTCCTGGTCAATTGCCGGGGCGGGCGCAGTCGTTCGGTGACGCTGGTGGCTCTATTCCTGCACCATGCCATGCCCGAAATGTTCCCCACCCTGGATATCGCGCTTGACCATGTGCGCACGAGGCGGCAATTGCGGCCTGATGAATGGTTCGAGGCGCCCAAGCCCATGCTGATTGCATCGGCCCGCAAGGCCTCGGAATGGATTTCGCGCATCGACGCGGAAACCGGGGGCGGCAAACTGGCATGA
- a CDS encoding DUF736 domain-containing protein, whose protein sequence is MANIGTFTPNASGFTGTIKTLNLNVKARIERVQNPSDKGPHFRIFWGAVELGAAWQKTAKETERDYLSVKLDDPSFPSPIYATLIEVEGQEGLQLIWSRPHGD, encoded by the coding sequence ATGGCTAACATCGGTACCTTCACCCCCAATGCCAGCGGTTTTACCGGCACGATTAAGACTCTCAACCTCAACGTCAAGGCTCGCATCGAGCGGGTCCAGAACCCCTCCGACAAAGGCCCGCATTTCCGCATCTTCTGGGGCGCAGTCGAACTGGGCGCCGCCTGGCAGAAGACGGCCAAGGAAACCGAGCGCGACTACCTCTCGGTGAAGTTGGACGATCCGAGCTTCCCAAGCCCGATCTACGCCACCCTGATCGAGGTCGAAGGTCAGGAAGGTCTGCAGCTCATCTGGTCTCGGCCCCACGGCGACTGA
- a CDS encoding LacI family DNA-binding transcriptional regulator, translating into MSTDTRDRSFVSAEEVARLAGVSRSAVSRTFTEGASVSDATRKKVLHAADMLGYHVNHLARGLSHERSNIVGIVVSDIPTPYQARMLDEMTRQLQTIGKVGMVINTTGDAGSVANALRQTLNFRADGVIVLSGTPDASLIASCVANGQRVILINRSDHIEGPVNVAVENAENAREAYLMLRRAGCQRLAVVSSTAGTPSLMAREEAFTAAATQDGMSIPVIKAGPTGYAAGAEAARQLFSRSAAPDGIFCVTDLLALGCMDAVRHSFGLSVPQDVSIVGFDDIEQAGWDSYALTTFRQPIDEMVEHIVQLLSQTEPGEWAQTIAPFKPVPIWRRSVLPRPAA; encoded by the coding sequence TTGAGCACGGATACCAGAGACCGCAGCTTTGTGAGCGCCGAAGAGGTCGCGCGGCTGGCGGGCGTCTCGCGCTCGGCCGTGTCGCGTACCTTTACGGAAGGGGCCAGCGTCTCTGACGCGACCCGAAAGAAGGTGCTGCATGCGGCCGATATGCTCGGTTACCACGTCAATCACCTGGCCCGCGGCCTCTCCCATGAGCGCAGCAATATCGTGGGTATTGTCGTTTCCGATATCCCCACGCCCTACCAGGCGCGCATGCTCGACGAAATGACCCGCCAATTGCAGACCATCGGCAAGGTCGGCATGGTGATCAACACCACGGGCGATGCGGGCAGCGTCGCCAACGCCCTGCGCCAGACCCTCAATTTCCGCGCCGATGGCGTCATCGTACTCTCCGGCACCCCCGATGCCTCCCTGATCGCCAGTTGCGTCGCCAATGGCCAGCGGGTCATCCTGATCAACCGCAGCGACCATATCGAGGGCCCGGTGAATGTCGCTGTCGAGAACGCAGAGAATGCACGGGAGGCCTATCTGATGCTACGCCGCGCCGGCTGCCAGCGGCTCGCCGTGGTCTCCTCCACTGCCGGCACGCCCAGTCTTATGGCGCGCGAGGAGGCGTTCACGGCCGCTGCCACGCAGGATGGTATGTCCATTCCGGTCATCAAGGCGGGCCCTACCGGATACGCTGCGGGCGCCGAGGCCGCGCGGCAATTATTCAGCCGCAGCGCAGCGCCCGATGGCATATTCTGCGTCACCGACCTGCTGGCACTGGGATGCATGGATGCGGTGCGGCATTCGTTCGGGCTAAGCGTGCCGCAGGATGTCAGCATTGTCGGGTTCGACGACATCGAACAGGCCGGCTGGGACTCATACGCGTTGACGACGTTCCGTCAGCCTATCGATGAGATGGTAGAGCACATCGTGCAGTTACTGTCCCAAACCGAGCCCGGAGAATGGGCACAGACTATTGCCCCGTTTAAACCGGTGCCGATCTGGCGCCGCTCCGTGTTACCGCGTCCGGCTGCTTAG
- the traG gene encoding Ti-type conjugative transfer system protein TraG, with amino-acid sequence MTPNRLLLMVAPIALMVGTCKGLSGIEGSLSAFGTTPASVIALGRIGIAMPYIAGGAIGVVFLFAAKGAIGIRSAAFGVVIGAMTVTALAILRESSRLLSFGNQVAPTQSILGFADPATLLGGMTTVLCGLFAMRVMLRGNAAFEAATPKRVRGKRAIYGEAAWMSIGAAARLFPSAGGIVVGERYRVDKDSTADHAFRADDEQSWGKGGTSPLLCFDGSFGSSHGIVFAGSGGFKTTSVTVPTALKWAGSLVVLDPSNEVGPMVSGHRHAAGRSLFVIDPGSPQIGFNVLDWIGQFGGTREEDIVAVATWILTDNPRQGSARDDFFRASALQLVTALLADVCLSGHTRKPDQHLRQVRANLAEPEPKLRERLQAIYDKSASEFVKENVAPFIAMTPETFSGVYANAVKETHWLSYPNYAALVSGNSFTTDELAEGSIDIFINLDLKTLETHPGLARVIIGALMNALYNRKGKTQGKTLFLLDEVARLGYLRILETARDTGRKYGITLLLLFQSIGQMRETYGGRDATSKWFESASWISFAAINDPETADYISRRCGDSTVEVEQLSRSAQMSGSSRTRSKQLTRRPLILPHEVLHMRADEQIVFTAGNPPLRCGRAIWFRRADMRKSVGRNSYESNG; translated from the coding sequence ATGACCCCGAATAGACTATTGCTGATGGTCGCGCCCATCGCCTTGATGGTTGGCACTTGTAAGGGTCTGAGCGGCATTGAAGGGTCGCTGTCGGCCTTCGGCACTACGCCGGCGTCGGTTATAGCGCTGGGCCGAATTGGCATTGCCATGCCCTATATCGCTGGGGGAGCCATTGGCGTGGTTTTTCTGTTTGCCGCCAAAGGCGCAATAGGCATCCGCAGCGCGGCATTCGGCGTCGTCATCGGCGCAATGACCGTGACGGCCCTCGCGATATTGCGGGAATCCTCTAGATTGTTGTCGTTTGGCAACCAGGTTGCTCCAACCCAGAGCATTCTGGGCTTTGCCGATCCTGCCACCCTGCTCGGCGGAATGACCACAGTGTTGTGCGGCCTATTTGCAATGCGGGTCATGCTCCGCGGGAATGCAGCATTCGAAGCAGCCACGCCGAAGCGGGTTCGCGGCAAGCGCGCGATATATGGCGAGGCTGCCTGGATGAGTATCGGCGCCGCGGCTCGGCTCTTTCCGAGTGCTGGTGGCATCGTTGTTGGCGAGCGCTACCGCGTCGACAAAGACAGCACTGCCGACCATGCGTTCCGCGCCGATGACGAGCAGAGTTGGGGTAAGGGCGGCACGTCCCCCCTGCTCTGTTTTGATGGATCCTTCGGTTCGTCCCACGGAATCGTCTTTGCGGGCTCGGGCGGCTTCAAAACCACATCGGTCACGGTGCCCACGGCGCTAAAATGGGCTGGCAGCCTTGTGGTGCTCGACCCGTCTAACGAAGTTGGGCCAATGGTGTCTGGTCATAGACATGCTGCTGGCCGCAGCCTTTTCGTGATCGATCCAGGCTCACCCCAGATCGGGTTCAACGTACTCGATTGGATCGGCCAGTTTGGCGGCACCAGGGAAGAAGACATCGTCGCCGTCGCCACCTGGATCCTCACCGACAATCCGCGCCAGGGTTCGGCCCGCGACGACTTTTTCCGTGCCTCAGCGCTGCAATTGGTGACCGCGCTACTCGCCGATGTGTGCCTGTCCGGTCATACCAGAAAGCCAGACCAGCATTTGCGCCAGGTTCGCGCCAATCTCGCGGAGCCCGAACCAAAATTGCGCGAGCGGCTTCAGGCCATCTACGACAAATCGGCATCCGAGTTCGTAAAGGAGAACGTGGCGCCCTTTATCGCCATGACGCCCGAAACCTTTTCCGGCGTCTATGCCAATGCGGTCAAGGAAACCCATTGGCTGTCCTATCCCAATTATGCTGCCCTGGTGTCTGGGAACAGCTTCACCACGGACGAGCTGGCCGAGGGAAGTATCGACATCTTCATCAACCTCGACCTCAAAACGCTCGAGACCCATCCCGGTCTTGCCCGCGTCATCATCGGCGCGCTGATGAATGCTCTCTACAACCGCAAGGGCAAGACGCAGGGGAAGACCCTATTCCTGCTCGACGAAGTCGCACGGCTTGGCTATCTGCGCATTCTTGAAACCGCGCGCGATACCGGTCGCAAATATGGCATCACGCTCCTGTTGCTGTTCCAGTCGATCGGACAGATGCGTGAGACCTATGGTGGCCGGGACGCGACCAGCAAGTGGTTCGAAAGCGCGTCATGGATTTCCTTCGCCGCAATCAACGATCCCGAAACAGCTGATTACATTTCGAGGCGCTGTGGTGACTCCACGGTGGAGGTCGAGCAGTTGAGCCGGAGTGCGCAAATGTCCGGCTCATCGCGGACTCGATCCAAGCAATTAACTCGCCGTCCTTTGATCCTGCCTCATGAGGTGCTGCATATGCGCGCGGATGAACAGATCGTGTTTACCGCGGGCAACCCTCCACTGCGGTGCGGACGCGCCATTTGGTTTCGCCGCGCCGACATGAGGAAGAGCGTGGGACGAAACAGTTACGAATCTAACGGGTAG